The DNA region ATGGGTTGTTGAGGTGTCTGGCAGCTTCCAGCAGAAAGATCCAGCAGAAATTCCCCCTATGGAGAGCATTCTCCCATTTCACAGCAAGGACCTGGAGAACCTTTCCCAGGAAAGATTTCCAAGTTTACCTCGAAAGGGGTACAGCTTTTATGAGACCAAATGAGCAAGTCAAAGTGACTTGATTACATTTTTAGTACAGAAACACCTGTGTCTAATGGCATCATTCCCAACCAGCCAAGGCCAGGGCCAGGCCAAGGCCTAGGTCTTGACTGGGAGGCTTTCCCTAAATACCTACAAGCAAACCTTTATTAATAACAGTTAGGAATGTGACTTCACAAGAGCTTATCTTCCCCATGAACAGGGGGCAGATCAAAACACACAGTAACCGGTAACAACACACATCTCCTTCCCATTAGGAAGGAGTTGTTTCCTAATGGGAAGGAGGAAACAACTTAAAATTACAAGAGAATCTGTCTGCCTACAGACTGAGGCTTAGCCACTGCAgctctgttccttttttttttctttttttatgaaaaaagttaaatttattGGTTTAGTTCccctctgctttttccttcatctGTACTTGTTTTTTTGTCTACTGTAAGTGTAATCTCTCTCCTGAGAATCGCTACAGCTCTGATGCCTGTCTTTCTTCACACCCTTGGTCCTCTCCCTACAGCGTTCTTCATGCTTTCGGTCAGAATCCTTAGATTTTTTGGTCCTCTTTTCATCTTCTTCAGAGTGGtgatgctttttcttcttctgttttttagCCAGGTGTGACTGACTTATGTGAGGCTCTTCTACATCCTCATCCAGCATAAGGTCATACTTGGCatctttctttggttttattttttctttcagagcaaACTTTGAAGGTTTGTCACTTTCATTCTCATGGTCCTTGAAATCTTCTTTGGTATACCGCCCaccttttcccttccatttAATCTTTGCAACAGACTGGCTAAAATCCACATGTATCCGTCTGTCATCTATCAGCACATTGTCCATTTTGAAGTAGGCTTTCTCACAGTCTTCCTCCTTTTCAAACTCAATGAAAGCATAACAGAGAGATTCACCAGTCTTCCGGTCTCGGATCACTTCGCAACTTTTAATGGGACCAAATCGTGAAAATATTATCTCCAGGTCTTCACCTGTGGTCACAGGATTCAGCTTACAAACAAACAGCACATTTTCTGGAGGCTTGATGTCTGCATCTGGTAAGTCTCCCACCATTTCCAGGAGAATAGCATgagtttttgcttctttttcagcCTGAACTTCTTGTATTTCATCTGCAGACCATCCTTTCATGTCATCAATTTCTTCATCTGCTCCTATTCTGCCACTGTTGAGCTGTTCCTTTGTAGGTTCTGGTGAGCGATCAGGAACACACAAGCCAGGTGGATCATCAAAGGGATCATCTAAAATTACTGTATGATTTATCCTGATATCTTGATATGGGATAAAATCCTTATCTACAAAggtttcattaattttcttcaataCATCCATGCCTTCTGTAACTTCTCCAAACACTGTATGCACACCATCAAGATAATCCAGGTTTTCCCCTGTGGTAATGAGGAACTGTGATCCATGCTGATCCCTGCCATTGTTCACCATTGACacagttcctttcttcttgtgCTTGATTCTGGGCACCTTTTCTGCCTCAAAAAATCTGGCTTGATCACCATACAGCTGACAAAATATGGATTCCCCTCCACGGCCAGTTCCCATGGGGTCACCAGTTTGTATAATAAAATCTCGCTGTACATTATAAATAAGACAATAGTTGTAGTACTTGACTTTGCAGAGCTTCAGGAAATTCAGACAAGCACGGGGCCGCTCCTCTGTGTACAGGTCGATGACCAGGTCGCCCATTGTGgtctccagcagcactgccatgcTCTCAGGAATAACCAgtctttactaggaaaattaaaataaaatgcagtagtacaaaaaccactgacagaatCAGAATGCAacctgtgggtcagggtggagGCAGTAGTCCCAaaaaatggtggctgcagtgctcctgcagtgacagctgtggttctgtgatcCTGGAGAAGGGTGGAGTTTTGCTCTGCAGGTCCAGCGCAggtctggtcttcctctgggaatccagtggagaaaGCTGACTGTGGCGTTCCACAGCATAGATtatatccaggtgggaatgcttggctcctccctctgggtggagcttctcacaatgggatgatgaAATTCttatcagccatgcagtgacattcaatggcccattaacagaagatatctccctggagggaggatgagttgtgaaagagataaagaaaactgccccacctggttttaacagaTGGTAATAGTATGCATACTTTTGGTTACATCTTGCATTGCAGCCTAAGGCAAACACTTTTTCAATAAAAGATCTTTTCTGTCTGAGGCATTCCTGTTTCAATGCCTCAGTGCTGGTGAGGCTAAACACACACAACCTATTCCTGTACACATGCAGACACAGATATTCCTAACAAACAAACTCACAGTGTACCCTGCAGCACTCAAACTtgcaatgcctttttttttttctcttttacccaCAGTAGAGACTCAATGCTTCCACAAAACAGCACAGAAGGGACTGAACCCCACAAGGCAAGAGCTGCAGAATTGGCTTCAGGACTCAGACCTGCTAATTCTGGCTATTCCATAACAAACCATgcaaaaaggcacaaggggggACTTcaaccccacaaaaccaaagCTGCAAAATTCACAATTCACCCAGGCAATTACAAGATTTGGTATAGCCCTTATACCAAATCAAATTTCTGTGAGTTCCTACAGAAGGAACCCTAATTTCCACAACAAAACTCTTGTCTTAGCTTTTGCAACTAAGATCAAACTGGTGTGTGCACTGAAGACTTTAGGATTCACCATACAACAACATTTTATACTTTTAACCTGGCACCAAGGCTCACACCCACTTTTGTTATTCACTTGTATAACTTCACATATGTATTTAATAGAGGGTAGCAAATTATACCATCactagtaatttattttcattatccAATTATACCATTGATGccaaaacatttttgcttttgatttatttttcacatattaGCTCTGTAGACTATTATTGTATAGTTATATAGTTTCTTCAGCTAATTCCAGTATTTTGTTAGACAAACACATTCCTGGAATCCTATTCTAATCTTGCTGCTTTAGTGAACCAAAGCCATTCCACTTTCCCATGTATTTAGGTATAAACAATGTGGAGCTAGAAGCAAAGGGGAGGCTTCAGTAGGGGGCCAAACCAAGAGGGGGAATTACATCAGTAACTGTACTTCTAACTGGGGATTCTTGTCAACTATGTTAATTTGCTAAGCTTACAAATAATCTCAAGAAATTCTCAATAATTCTTTTATAGGGGTTTCAAAATTCCTGTGCTTACACGTCTGATTGGTCAAGGTCAGCTCACTGGCCTCACTGCAGACTTAGCTGTCTGCATTCAGGCTTGAATGAGATTGCTTGGGGTCCCTGTTTGAGTTCAAATCCAACCTGTGATTGTCTTATCCCAGGGACTCATTTACTTCTACTCTGTAACAGCTAGGCTGGTCGAGTTAAGGGCTGTTATGGccagctgtggctgtgacagTTCCCCCATTCTCTGTTTCAAAAGGGCAAAGTGACTGACATATGTCAGAGACATAGAAAGCACACAACTCTCAAAGGCCCTTGTGACAAACAGCCTCAAGTTTATTCTCACAGCTCCTTTTATAGGAGCTTGAAATTTCCCGAGCTTACACATGTGATTCATTGAGGTCTTAGCACTGACCAGCTGACCAATAATACATGTGCATTTAGGGCTGAATGACATTGACTGAGGGTCCCTGTGTAGATTTGAATCCAGACTATCCTTGTTCACTCAGGGACTTGCTTTCTTCTAGGCTGGTTGAGTTTGGGGGGCAGCTTCATAACAGCTGCAGTGTGACAGATAAGGTGACAAAAACAGCATCATGTTACAGATGATAAGCCCAGTTCAAATAAGGCTGTCTACCCAACTGAACAATCCCATCCCCCTCAGGCAGGGATGTATCTCATCTGGATGTATCATCCAGGATCTGTGAAATAAGATCACCAGTAATACAATTTTCCAGGCTAGCATGCTGCAGGCTCATTACTTagaaattacaaattaaaactTAACATTACAAACAAGAAACAATTCAAGTTCAGAACTGTCAGAAAAAACAACTAACAAAAGAAACAGTTTGTCTTAGTTTGGGGTTGTGACCCGTGTTCTTAAATAGATAAAATCCTTAAGTCCCCATATCCCAAATATATCTACAAATTACAACTCAACACTACAAACAAGAAGCTATTCAACTCAAAACCATCTCAATTAAAATCATACATCCTTCTGCTACTGATGTTTCTCAAATGTTTAAGTCTTAGGGTTCAAGTAGGGTGATGGGTAGATTGTCTTGCCATTGTTGACAACATTCTGCATCTGACAAACTGTCAGCATCCTGGGTCATGTTGAATGCAATTAAAACTTACACTTCTTCAGCCAAATGTGGGTCAGGGACTGCTGGGTGGGTGGTCTGCGTCCAAGCTCAGCTCTTAAGAGAGATAAGCTCTTTGGTGAATACAGCTCTTTaatgatttcagctctttgctcaCTGAGTGCCTCGCAGACACGGggatgagagagagagaaggctGTATGAGATTCCACAGTGGTGTCTTTATTGACAGCTCCTGTGAAGGGTCTCAGTGACAGTTCTTCTGCTGAACTGGACAGAAATGGGGTTTTATATAGGGTACAGaggtgttggaaattgtccaatagCAAAGCTTGGGGTGAATATGACCTATagtcttacagagagataacaagggtccaGAGGCGGAAGAGGGGCTAGTTTGGTCCAGTCATCATTTCTTACCTTAGGCAAGTGActgccagggaggccttgcagggcctctggtTGCTACAGATCCTATTGATGGTCTGACTCttgctcctcttcttcctcccctttGTGTTTTTCCAATTTTGCCACGAGCTCTTTTGCAGGGTTGAAGACCCCGTTGGTTTGCTTCTCACAGACATAGCAGCGCTGGGATTTGCGGTAGTGCTGGAGGGCACAGCTCTCACAGAAGTAGTGCCGACACTTGGTGACCACGGGGTTCTGGAAGGAGCCTCTGCAGATGAAGCATTTGAAAGGCATGTCCTCCTCATCACTGCTCACCTCGTAGTTTCCATTGTCATTGACGCCATAGCAGCCCTCGTCCAGCTCCCGTTCAATCTGCCAGCCGTGCTTGTAGTCTGAGCGGTCGTGCAGGAATTTGCAGCTGTCCCCAAAGCCGCAGAACCCGGTCTCTTTGTAGTCCTTGCAGATGTCAGGCTGGTAGTCCCAGCGCACTGTGGCCCGCAGGTGCTCCGGAGCACGGATGGGGCCTTTCCTGACCATTCCTGAGGAGGCATTTCCCATCGATGTGTCCTTGGGCTTCACATACTTCTGGTAGTTATTAATGCCACGATAATTTTTAtcatcttcctttcctctcagctcctcctggaTTTTTTGGCTGCGCTCAAAGATAGCCTGGGCATCCTTCTCCTTCTCCGTGTCCAGTTCATACACTGCTGTGGCCCCCATGTCTTCTGGGCCAACAGGTTTTGCCGACCTGGTCGATTTGTACGTGACCCCGATCTCCTTGGCAGGATCCTCATCCTCGCTGCTGCTTGGTGCATGCTCCGGCCTCTCCCTCATGTAGCGCCTGGTCTTTTGGATCATGGGGttgggggtgtccctgggcaACTTCTTCCGCACCACGGTGCTGCCCTCCTCCCCAttgctgtcctgctcctgctcactgCGGGGCCGTTTCCGCTGGCCGCTGCCCGCGGCTCGCACCCGCTTCTTGAACACAAAGCTGCAGACGCTGCTCTCCTCCGCCATCATGTGCTGCtgactaaaaaaataaaggcagaaaacactGGCTTAAACTGACAGAGTTAGGATACAACCTGACAGCCTGGGGGTCAGGGTAGTGGCAACAGTCccattaaatggtggctgcagtcctcctggagtgacagctGTGGTTCTCTTacagcagtgatcctgtagaagggtctggtcttcctctgaagcTTCAGTGGTGGTTACGTGGCTCTTGTCCTCTGGGAGTCCAGTAGGCAAAGCTGCCTGTGGTGTTCCACAGCTCAGTTTATGTCCAGGTAAGAAttcttggctcctccctctgggcagagcctctcacaatgggatgatgtaattttatcagtcatgcagtgacaccCAATGGCCCATTAAGCAGAAGATAACTCCCCGGAGGGAGTTATCAGAGATGAGTCACAGAGGAGATAAAGAACACTGCCCTGCCTGGATTTTAACAGCTTATGAAGATGGTGATACAGTACATACTTCTGGTTACATCTTACATTGCAACCAAAGACACTCAATATAACAGTCTTCTTTGGTGAGGTTCAGCATTCTTGAATGCTAGACAATtttacaaaactatttttcataCTTGTTGGACTTGTAAGCTTGGCTTGAAAATAAGTTCAGTTAAGGCTGCCTTGTCTTTTCAGAGCCATAACCTGACAGGTCCAGGTACCACCAGAACCCAACTAAGCATACATATCCCAGATTACCACCCTTATCCCTCCCACTAACCGGGTTTCAGGGAGATCCCCAGAAACTATAcccagggaaagaggaaaaagtcaGTGGGGAACACCTTTTAGTAAAATTTGCTGGCAACAAACTTACAGCAGTCTGTAAAAAGAAGCTTACAAGATATCAAAAATGCAACAATCACTAATGAAACTCAAGTTATCTAGTACACTGACAGTACTGATCAGCACCATGTAGGCAACAAGCTGGAGTAGCCAGCTATCCTTTTGAGAACATTTCTGGAACTACAGTCCAAATATTCCCCAACAGGTGCATATTCCTTTCCATTTATGGAGTTAAGCTTTTCTAGCTTGATTTCTGCTGAGCCACTGGTATCCCATATTGTCTGGAATAGGCCACCAATGCATGTTTAAAATAATACCTACTCCTCTTACATCCAAATATGAGCAAcacttgcaaaaaaacccataccATTATTCCCTGATTACACTCAACTAAGTTCAGTTTTTGGCGCTGTGCTGGTTTGAAAGTAAACCAGTGTCTTGGGTGATTTTATGATTATAGTCTATTCCCTGATCATCTGTTTTATGCCCAAAATGGTTGCTGTACCTTTAAGGTGGGTCTGGTGGGGGGTGGGAGGGTGAGCCTTGGGGTTCCTCCATGGCTTTTTTCAAAGCATCACTCCCCAGGCATCTGTGGTGCTTTGCAGACTGcgttctctttttcttttttgcttagCTAGCTTGGTTTCTGTTAGCTTAGGCAAGAAGgtgtttttcccctttccctggccTTGGAGGCTGTGTCAGTGATCACTTGGTAGCTTTCTTCACAGATAACTGTACAGTTTGTTTTTGGTCTGAGATCACAGAGAACGAGAAGAACTGGCCAGAGAAGGCTGCTCCATCTCGGCCCCTGACCTCAGGACATCCAAACTAGCAAGAGAAAGGACACCAAATCCACCTGCTTCATCTGCTGGCAAGAGGAGACCAACATCAGGGATTCACCAGGTTCCCACCTGCTTTTGTTCAAGCTTCTGCATGAacccctttgtttttaaggtttttttttttccttgagacaGGAAAAAACTCCTAAAAACCTTTTCCTACTATGTTGCCAgctgttgtgtgtttttttctttctgtagaaTTGTGGGTGTTTTGTTCtgttggggggaggggggagtgACTAAGGTCTAACAGTTCAATATCTAGCATTTATTTACCCCTTTTTTCTGTGCCATGTGGGCACTCCATTTGTCAATAAAGGGGTTTGAGTGCCCAGGACTGAATCAATGTTCATATTGTAGAGGGTTTGGGCACTGGAAACAGGAATGTCCCCAGAGGCAGATGGGGGCAGAGGGAACAGACCCACCCCTACATCAGGAATGAAGGGGACCAGGGGCAGAATCCGCAGCTGAATCCCTGGTTACAATAGAgccagggaagagaaaaattgaCTTTTTAATAGACACTCTGCCCACTTACTTGGTATTAAATACAAACCAGGGAAAATTAAGCCAGGAAACTGCAAATGTTGTTGGTGCAACAGGAAAAGTGGAACAATGAACATTCTTTAACCCcattaaattcagaaaacagtGGCTAACACACCGATTTTTATATATGCCTGAATGTCTGGTTCCTCTTTTAGGAAGAGACCTGTTAAGTGAATTGGAGGCTCAGATTGTATTTAAAGATGGAGAAATACAATTATTGGTACCTGAGACTAAAGCCATCAAGGGAAGGACTTTTATGTTGCAGGGAACACCAGAACAGACAACTTTGGAGGAATACCCAGAAGCAGTAGCAAATGCAGTAACATCCCTGATTTGAGGCAGGGGAACTCCAGGCTATTCCCAACAAGCTCAGCCTGTAAGTGTTACCCCA from Vidua chalybeata isolate OUT-0048 chromosome 5, bVidCha1 merged haplotype, whole genome shotgun sequence includes:
- the LOC128788392 gene encoding peptidyl-prolyl cis-trans isomerase-like 4; its protein translation is MAVLLETTMGDLVIDLYTEERPRACLNFLKLCKVKYYNYCLIYNVQRDFIIQTGDPMGTGRGGESIFCQLYGDQARFFEAEKVPRIKHKKKGTVSMVNNGRDQHGSQFLITTGENLDYLDGVHTVFGEVTEGMDVLKKINETFVDKDFIPYQDIRINHTVILDDPFDDPPGLCVPDRSPEPTKEQLNSGRIGADEEIDDMKGWSADEIQEVQAEKEAKTHAILLEMVGDLPDADIKPPENVLFVCKLNPVTTGEDLEIIFSRFGPIKSCEVIRDRKTGESLCYAFIEFEKEEDCEKAYFKMDNVLIDDRRIHVDFSQSVAKIKWKGKGGRYTKEDFKDHENESDKPSKFALKEKIKPKKDAKYDLMLDEDVEEPHISQSHLAKKQKKKKHHHSEEDEKRTKKSKDSDRKHEERCRERTKGVKKDRHQSCSDSQERDYTYSRQKNKYR
- the LOC128788414 gene encoding E3 ubiquitin-protein ligase RNF113A-like — encoded protein: MMAEESSVCSFVFKKRVRAAGSGQRKRPRSEQEQDSNGEEGSTVVRKKLPRDTPNPMIQKTRRYMRERPEHAPSSSEDEDPAKEIGVTYKSTRSAKPVGPEDMGATAVYELDTEKEKDAQAIFERSQKIQEELRGKEDDKNYRGINNYQKYVKPKDTSMGNASSGMVRKGPIRAPEHLRATVRWDYQPDICKDYKETGFCGFGDSCKFLHDRSDYKHGWQIERELDEGCYGVNDNGNYEVSSDEEDMPFKCFICRGSFQNPVVTKCRHYFCESCALQHYRKSQRCYVCEKQTNGVFNPAKELVAKLEKHKGEEEEEQESDHQ